The Candidatus Hydrogenedentota bacterium genome contains a region encoding:
- a CDS encoding HsdR family type I site-specific deoxyribonuclease has product MSTLAISEAGTVQFPMVKHAVEIGWTALTPEEAFEKRGGEANMFFRDELEAKIAEFNPWLTRDAARSIVETLDALPPTIEGNRDLLSWLRGERQWYDENEKRQRHVTIIDFEHVAANSFYVTWEWKLKPPARKGNRADVIFVVNGVPVCIVEHKNPKDGDAIERGITQLRRYEKETPELLAAPQLFNVTHLLDYWYGVTWNANRQFMARWKEKPDESYRFAVQSFFEPTDFLRTLQQWILFYVEDGETKKSVLRQHQRRAIDAILDRCADPNKKRGLIWHTQGSGKTFTLLTAARLILEDRDRFDHATVILVVDRTELEGQLKGWVQRLLGEMQQLDIDVRRANSKAELQSLLDSDFRGLVISMIHKFEEIRKDCCMRDNVYVFIDEAHRSVAKDLGTYLMAAVPNATIIGFTGTPIARTGQGESTFKIFGADDERGYLDKYSIRESIEDETTLPIKHMMAPSDMTVPMEQLDKEFFALAEAEGVTDVEELNKVLERAVKLRTFLTADDRVEKVAKFVAQHFNESVLPLGYKAFLVAVNREACAKYKKALDKHLPPEWTEAIYTENAADVVDRPLVAELQLTPEREEDVRSLFKKAGENPKILIVTDKLLTGYDAKPLYCMYLDKPMRDHVLLQSIARVNRPYVDSNGVQKKVGLVVDFVGVLRELKKALQFDSDDVSGVIEDLDALLADFLEKMGQAVKDYLDIGVGGSPDEQLERVVYGRFLEPEARKSFYEAYKEIEALWEILSPSPELRDHIVAYKRLGQLYAAVRNAYATKVGFVADLEYKTRRLIEEEATQQGLGRLTKSVTFDVKTLESLRDEKGPDEGKVFNLVRGLQKQIDDDPAAAPVLQPLKERAERILKDLEDRKTTGLAAMDQLAALAAEKEKAIKSAKESGLSVRAFAVSWTLRNDAALQKAGVDVDALAKEAEDLLVRFPNAAVNPDEQRRLRSALYKPLLTLSQTERARVVDLVVRLLLAEHE; this is encoded by the coding sequence ATGAGTACGCTCGCGATAAGCGAAGCCGGGACCGTCCAGTTTCCGATGGTGAAACACGCCGTGGAAATTGGCTGGACAGCGCTGACGCCCGAGGAGGCATTCGAGAAGCGCGGCGGCGAGGCGAATATGTTTTTCCGGGACGAACTGGAAGCGAAGATCGCCGAGTTCAATCCCTGGCTCACGCGAGACGCGGCACGCTCGATCGTGGAGACCCTCGATGCGCTCCCACCCACGATTGAAGGCAACCGCGACCTGCTGTCATGGCTGCGCGGCGAACGGCAGTGGTACGACGAGAACGAAAAGCGGCAGCGGCACGTTACGATCATCGATTTCGAGCATGTCGCGGCGAATTCGTTTTACGTGACTTGGGAATGGAAGCTCAAACCGCCCGCGCGGAAAGGCAACCGCGCCGACGTGATCTTCGTCGTGAACGGCGTGCCGGTATGCATTGTCGAGCATAAGAACCCGAAAGACGGCGACGCAATCGAGCGCGGGATCACGCAATTGCGCCGATACGAGAAGGAAACCCCTGAACTACTGGCCGCACCGCAGCTTTTCAACGTAACGCACCTGCTCGACTACTGGTACGGCGTGACGTGGAACGCGAACCGGCAGTTCATGGCCCGTTGGAAGGAAAAGCCGGACGAATCGTACCGGTTCGCGGTGCAGTCGTTTTTCGAGCCCACGGACTTCCTGCGCACACTCCAACAATGGATTCTGTTCTACGTCGAGGACGGCGAGACCAAGAAATCCGTGCTGCGCCAGCACCAGCGTCGAGCGATTGACGCGATCCTCGACCGCTGCGCGGACCCGAACAAGAAACGCGGGCTAATCTGGCATACGCAGGGGTCGGGAAAGACGTTTACGCTGCTGACGGCCGCAAGGCTCATTCTGGAAGACAGGGACCGCTTCGACCATGCCACGGTGATACTCGTTGTAGACCGCACCGAACTCGAGGGGCAGCTCAAAGGCTGGGTACAGCGGCTGCTCGGCGAAATGCAGCAATTGGACATTGACGTCCGGCGCGCAAACTCGAAGGCGGAGCTACAGTCGTTACTCGATTCGGATTTTCGCGGTCTGGTCATTTCGATGATTCACAAATTCGAGGAGATTCGGAAAGACTGCTGCATGCGCGACAACGTGTACGTCTTCATCGATGAAGCGCACCGTTCGGTGGCCAAGGACTTGGGCACGTACCTGATGGCGGCCGTTCCCAACGCGACGATCATTGGTTTTACAGGCACACCCATCGCGCGCACGGGGCAGGGCGAGAGTACCTTCAAGATTTTCGGGGCGGATGACGAGCGCGGGTATCTCGACAAATACTCCATCCGGGAATCGATTGAAGACGAGACAACCCTGCCGATCAAGCACATGATGGCGCCTTCGGATATGACGGTCCCGATGGAGCAACTCGACAAAGAATTCTTCGCGCTGGCCGAGGCTGAAGGCGTTACCGATGTCGAGGAACTGAACAAAGTGCTCGAGCGTGCCGTTAAGCTGCGCACGTTCTTGACGGCAGACGACCGCGTCGAGAAAGTTGCCAAATTCGTAGCGCAACATTTCAACGAGAGTGTGTTGCCACTGGGATATAAAGCATTCCTCGTGGCCGTCAATCGCGAGGCGTGCGCGAAATACAAAAAGGCACTGGACAAGCATTTGCCACCCGAATGGACCGAGGCCATCTACACGGAAAACGCCGCGGACGTTGTTGATCGCCCGCTGGTCGCCGAGCTTCAACTGACCCCGGAGCGAGAGGAAGATGTTCGGTCGCTGTTCAAGAAGGCAGGCGAGAATCCGAAAATCCTGATCGTCACCGACAAGCTGCTTACGGGATACGATGCGAAACCGCTGTATTGCATGTATCTCGACAAGCCGATGCGGGACCACGTGCTGCTGCAGTCCATTGCGCGGGTAAACCGGCCTTATGTTGACTCGAACGGAGTCCAAAAAAAAGTGGGCCTTGTGGTGGACTTCGTAGGCGTCTTACGGGAATTGAAGAAAGCGCTCCAGTTCGATTCCGACGATGTTAGCGGGGTAATTGAAGACCTGGATGCGCTGCTTGCGGATTTCCTGGAAAAGATGGGCCAAGCGGTCAAGGACTATCTGGATATTGGAGTTGGGGGCAGCCCTGACGAGCAACTGGAACGGGTGGTATACGGCCGCTTTCTCGAACCCGAAGCGCGAAAGAGCTTCTACGAGGCCTACAAGGAAATCGAGGCCCTGTGGGAAATTCTATCGCCGTCGCCCGAGTTGCGCGACCACATCGTTGCTTATAAACGGCTCGGTCAACTGTACGCGGCGGTGCGCAACGCCTACGCGACGAAAGTCGGGTTTGTCGCCGATCTCGAGTACAAGACGCGCCGGCTTATCGAGGAGGAGGCAACGCAACAAGGCCTGGGCCGTCTCACGAAGAGCGTCACGTTCGATGTGAAGACCCTTGAATCGCTGCGGGACGAGAAGGGGCCGGATGAAGGCAAGGTTTTCAACCTTGTTCGCGGTCTGCAAAAGCAAATTGACGACGATCCGGCGGCAGCACCGGTGCTCCAACCGCTGAAGGAGCGCGCAGAACGCATTCTGAAGGATTTGGAGGACCGTAAGACTACGGGCCTTGCTGCGATGGACCAACTTGCCGCGCTTGCGGCGGAGAAGGAAAAGGCGATCAAGTCCGCGAAGGAAAGCGGCCTTTCCGTCCGAGCGTTTGCGGTGTCGTGGACGCTGCGCAATGACGCGGCACTTCAGAAGGCAGGCGTGGACGTGGACGCGCTCGCCAAAGAAGCCGAAGACCTGCTCGTGCGTTTCCCGAATGCTGCCGTGAATCCGGATGAGCAGCGCCGTTTGAGGTCGGCCTTGTACAAGCCGTTACTCACCCTGTCTCAGACGGAGCGTGCACGGGTTGTTGACCTCGTCGTAAGGTTGCTGCTGGCGGAACATGAGTAG
- a CDS encoding DUF3800 domain-containing protein: protein MIDTCLSSSRFIAFLDECGDHSLTKINAELPVFALCTVIVERAVYAKQIVPALASLKLRYFPHEGVNLHSRDIRKSEGPFTILQNANVRERFLGELSDMVATLPFTLFVTAIHKIRFRECYGDRAKNPYDVALEYSFERVLHFMESNNESHLPVIAEARGRNEDNELRASFHELMTKGTFYQSATRFRQLVCPLVFRRKNDNIAGIQLADLCAYPVARHVVKPLEKSRTYDVVQKHFYRAGSVIGLKVFPK, encoded by the coding sequence TCGATACTTGCCTTTCCTCCTCGCGGTTTATCGCGTTTCTCGACGAATGCGGCGACCATTCATTGACAAAGATAAACGCGGAATTGCCGGTATTCGCACTGTGCACGGTCATTGTCGAGCGGGCGGTATACGCGAAGCAGATTGTTCCCGCCTTGGCGTCCCTCAAACTTCGTTATTTCCCCCACGAGGGTGTGAACCTTCACAGCCGCGACATTCGCAAGAGCGAAGGGCCCTTTACGATCTTGCAGAACGCGAACGTTCGAGAACGATTCTTGGGCGAGTTGAGCGACATGGTTGCCACACTTCCCTTCACGCTCTTCGTCACCGCGATACACAAGATCCGGTTCAGGGAGTGTTACGGCGACCGGGCGAAGAATCCGTATGACGTCGCGCTCGAATACAGTTTCGAGCGCGTCCTTCACTTCATGGAATCGAACAACGAGAGCCACTTGCCCGTGATCGCGGAGGCGAGAGGAAGAAACGAGGACAACGAACTCCGCGCCAGTTTTCACGAGCTGATGACGAAAGGAACGTTTTATCAATCGGCCACCCGATTTCGGCAGTTGGTGTGCCCGCTCGTATTTCGTCGAAAGAACGACAACATCGCCGGAATCCAACTCGCGGACTTGTGCGCGTACCCGGTGGCCCGGCATGTCGTCAAACCCTTGGAGAAGAGCCGTACGTACGATGTTGTCCAGAAGCATTTCTACCGGGCGGGGAGCGTGATCGGCCTGAAGGTGTTTCCGAAATGA
- a CDS encoding right-handed parallel beta-helix repeat-containing protein — MRHIRFVAGLFAVAGLIFSAGASGNAPDPKAVEEVASGARTEANAAWWGFNEEDSTDALQAAINSGAKRVVIPNMTKEWIVRPITLAGNQEIVLEPGAAVVAKRGEFRGKGDSLFRASNIENLTIRGYGAKLRMQKEDYIVGDVIHRMGWERWFGQYEKAEWRSGLSLNGCSNVVVEGLTICDTGGDGIYVAGGKEKRPCKNIVLRDVVCDNNYRQGISVISVDGLTVENCAFKNTWGTPPSAGVDIEPDSAHEMVKDIVFRNCSFTDNYGDGIEVFLAHQKLDSKPTSILFENCRVSSMRGAGIRVTKIGDNGPEGSVVFRNCTVENTEAYGIKVQDKSLKRASVKFIHCTVRNAANNRQSAGAWAPIWLHLFRENVTKHFGGIVFDSCVVEDDHDRPFMVYEQTEGDCGVTAVSGTITVRNPYGAKTSLGGKQKDVTLKVEELR; from the coding sequence ATGCGACACATAAGGTTTGTGGCCGGTCTGTTTGCCGTTGCGGGCCTGATTTTTTCGGCGGGCGCGTCGGGCAATGCGCCGGACCCGAAGGCTGTCGAGGAAGTGGCGAGCGGCGCGCGGACCGAGGCGAATGCGGCGTGGTGGGGTTTCAACGAAGAAGATTCGACCGATGCGTTGCAGGCCGCCATTAATTCCGGCGCAAAACGCGTCGTGATTCCGAACATGACGAAGGAGTGGATCGTCCGTCCGATCACGCTCGCCGGAAATCAGGAGATCGTGCTCGAGCCCGGAGCCGCCGTCGTCGCGAAGCGCGGCGAATTCCGGGGCAAGGGCGACTCGCTGTTTCGCGCATCGAACATCGAGAACCTGACGATTCGCGGGTACGGCGCTAAACTGCGCATGCAGAAAGAAGACTACATTGTCGGCGACGTGATCCACCGCATGGGCTGGGAACGCTGGTTCGGGCAATACGAAAAGGCCGAGTGGCGTTCCGGGTTGTCGTTAAACGGATGCTCCAACGTTGTCGTCGAGGGGCTTACGATTTGCGATACGGGCGGCGACGGCATCTATGTCGCCGGCGGAAAGGAAAAGCGGCCCTGCAAGAATATCGTGTTGCGCGACGTCGTGTGTGACAACAACTACCGCCAGGGCATCAGCGTGATCAGTGTCGATGGGTTGACCGTCGAGAATTGCGCGTTCAAAAACACGTGGGGGACGCCGCCGTCCGCGGGCGTCGACATCGAGCCCGATTCGGCGCACGAAATGGTGAAGGACATTGTCTTCCGCAATTGCTCGTTCACGGACAATTACGGCGACGGCATCGAAGTATTTCTGGCGCACCAGAAACTCGACTCAAAACCAACGTCGATCCTGTTCGAGAACTGCCGCGTTTCGAGCATGCGCGGCGCGGGCATCCGGGTAACGAAGATCGGCGACAACGGGCCGGAGGGTTCCGTCGTCTTTCGCAACTGCACGGTCGAGAACACCGAGGCCTATGGCATCAAAGTGCAGGACAAATCGTTGAAGCGCGCGAGCGTGAAGTTCATCCATTGCACCGTGCGCAACGCCGCAAACAACCGCCAGTCGGCGGGTGCGTGGGCGCCGATTTGGCTGCACCTGTTCCGCGAGAACGTGACGAAACACTTCGGCGGAATTGTGTTCGATTCGTGCGTGGTTGAAGACGACCACGACCGTCCATTCATGGTCTATGAACAGACGGAGGGCGACTGCGGCGTGACGGCTGTATCGGGCACGATAACGGTGCGCAATCCGTACGGCGCGAAGACGTCCCTCGGCGGCAAGCAGAAGGACGTAACGCTGAAGGTCGAGGAGTTGCGCTAA
- a CDS encoding M48 family metallopeptidase, whose translation MSRPKSSLYPSQELRRRTLAWAVKLRVNPKLIRVQEMRRKWGSCSSAGTITLALDLTDQSERFQDYVIVHELLHLRYPTHGRLFKALMTAYVPGWRRLQPNDARTVHAVHKNDPRRKTVRG comes from the coding sequence ATGAGTAGGCCGAAATCGTCATTGTACCCGTCACAAGAGCTGCGACGCCGGACCTTGGCTTGGGCCGTGAAGTTACGCGTGAATCCGAAGTTGATTCGGGTCCAGGAAATGCGCCGAAAGTGGGGATCATGTTCGTCGGCGGGCACCATAACGTTGGCGCTTGACCTTACCGATCAGAGCGAACGGTTTCAGGACTACGTGATTGTCCATGAGTTGTTGCACCTGCGGTATCCAACGCATGGACGACTCTTCAAGGCTTTGATGACTGCCTATGTTCCGGGTTGGCGAAGACTGCAGCCGAACGACGCGCGCACTGTCCATGCGGTTCACAAAAATGACCCGCGGCGTAAGACAGTCCGCGGTTAG